The Haloarchaeobius salinus genome includes the window CTCCCTCCTCCTGGTGCAGGTCGAGGTACACCACGGACGAGTCGAGGTCGAACTCCGTGGGTTGGGCGAGGTTCGCGAAGTCACCGTCCGGACGGAACGACGGCTGAAGGTCGGTGAGCAGCGCTTCGGCGTCCGCACGAACTCGCTCCTGCACACCTTCGGTCGGGTAGCCGAACGCCTCCGGTTCGTCGAGCATCGACTCCAGTACGCGCATGAGGTCGGTGATCGTCGGCGACTCCTTGCCGTGGGTGTCTGGGTCCCGCGTGATGCCCGCCTGCTCGTAGGTCTCCTGCACGGCACGGCGTAGGGTCTGTGTGCGGTCGCCGAGGGGGTTCGACGCGACGTGCGTGAAGAACGTCTTGAAGAACGTGAGCACCCACGCGACCTGCTCGCCCCACGGGTCGATGTCGGGTGTCGACTCCAGCACCTCGCTGGGCGTCTCCCTGATCTCGAGTGGATTGAACCCACGCGTCCCGCCGACGGTGACGCGCTCGCCACCGAGTGCGTCGCTCACGCCCGCGAACCCCTCGAGTGGATCGAGCATCACGATGATCGTATCGGGGTCGTACATCGCCCGCCGCAGGAGCTGGAGTTTCGTCGAGAACGACTTGCCTGCGCCGAGCTTCCCGATGACCATCGTACAGTACCCGGTTTCGCGTTCGAACCGGTCGAGGATGAGCGGGCTCTCGTTGAGCGCGTACGTGCCGTACTCGATACCAGGCTCTGCGAACGCACCCGAAACGAACGGGAACATCGCACCAAGCGCACCCCCGAGCATGGGTGTGGTCGAGTCGAGTGAGTCGTCGAGTCGGTCCACGCCGATGGGACTGCACGAGACGAGGCTGTCGAGCTGCTGCCAGCGCGGCGTCACGGGCGTCAGGTTCGCCGGCGCACGTCTCGCCGCCCCGAGCACGCCATCGACGTCGACGCGCTCTGCGTCGGGCTCGTCGGCTCTCGTGGTGAGGTACATCGAGACGTCGAACGCCTCCATCGGCGTGTTCCGCAGCACGTCGTAGAGGTCCTGATAGTCCTCCAGGTCCTTCCGGATGCCACGCGCCCCGGCTCGGTGCCGTTCATTCAGGTACTCGTGGTCGGCTTCGAGCGTCTCGATCTTGTTCTCCAGTTCGTTCAGCGTCCGGTCCGTATCCCGGGGGTCGACGTGAATCGCGATATCGGTCTCTCGCGTCTCGCCGGTCGAGTACAGCTGTTCGAACAGCCCGTCCGTGGGCGCGTCCGGATACTCCGCGACCCACTGCGTTCGTGTCAACTGCTCACCCATCTGGACGCTGTTCGGGAACTCCTCGATGCTGTCCGCGCTCACGAGCGACCGGTGGCTCTCCGCAACCGACCCGAGATTACGGTCCAGTCCCTCATTCGGAGCTGTCGCGTCCGTCTCCTCTCCGTCGCCCTCCGGGTCGTTGGCGAAGAACGAGCGAAGAATCCGAATCATTGCACGCCTCCGACGAGCGGTGTCGTCCGCAGCCGCTGGTCCATCTCGCCCTGTGACGCGTCGGTTCCCGCCCAGAACTCCTCGACGAGTTCCGTCGCCGCTTCGACGGGAACACTGTGGGCAGTACAGCCGTCGATCTCCCGCAGGCCACCGCTGACCCGTCGCAGGCGCTCGTCGAGTCGCTGCTGCAACACGGCGCGCTGTTTCTCGATCGGTGGCGCGGCAATCGCGCGGATGAACAGCCCCAATACAGGAAGCCCGGCGAGTTGCTGGGTGATGCTCTCGCGTTCGAACTGGACCTCCTCGGGACGCACCGAGACGACGACGTAGTGGTCACGGATGGTCATCTGACGTGAGTCGAGCTCGCGGCCGTACCACTCGATGTACTCCTCGATGAGCGCGGTCAGCTGGGGGTTCTCCTTGACGTCCGAATCCTGAAGCCGGCGTTCGTAGTGCGAGAGGTACTCTTCCACCGGAAACGACCGGGTCGTCGAATAGAACTGTAGCGGGAACTCGACGGTCGTGTTGAGAAACCGCTGGAACGCCGCCGTCGTCTGCGTCCACTCCTCGTCGGTCGCCAGCGCGAGCATGGGCGGCGTCACCTGAACGATGCCCACGAACGCGCCGTCGGTCCGCTCGATGGCACCGAGCTCTTGATGGACTCGCTCGAGCTGTGTGTACTCCTTCGCGTCCTCGTGGTCGAGCTGCGAGGGTCGGCGCAAGTATGCGAGCATCGAGGTCACCCAGTCGATGCTCGAGGTGTACGTCGGCGTGAGGTAGACGAACACCGCGCCGACCACCGTTGCGAGTGCAGCGAGCGGGATGACGATCTGCTGGATCCGATAGCCCGCGATGGTCGTCGTCGCCGGGACCAGGAGCTGTGTCGCGAGCACGACGACAACCCCGGGGAACAGGCCGACCATCAGGTCGGTGAGCGTGTAGCTTCCGAACAGTTTTGCGTCTGTACCGATCGACTTCGGGACTCGTTTCGCTGGTTCCGTACTCATGTCTGATTGGCGTCTGTTGCGTCAGTCGTCTGCGCTGTGCGTGCTGGTGGGAGTGCGCTCGGCCGGTCTGGTCGGAGCGCGTCGAAGGACTCGTTTCGTGTGCTGCTGTGAGGACCAGCTGAATCGGTGGACGGACCACCTGCACTCTGTCTCGTCGGTGTGGAGAACACGGCACCGAGTGAGTCTCGCGTCCCGCGAACCCGCTGTCCCGCTGCGTGTGCCCGGGAGTTGCCAGAGCCGAGCACTGTCTGTCCATCCCGCCGAATCGCGCTGTCCCCGCGAAGTCCCCGGGAGAAGTTCCGGCCCCCGTGGGCTGCGGTCTGGCCTGCTTGCTTGGTAGAGCTCATCTGCTGTCCCAGACGGCCTGTCGAGACCTGGCGACCGATACGCTCGCTCGCGACGAACATCGCGCCCGCCTGCCAGAACAGGACGAATGGCGCGACGAGTGCGAGAAACGGCGTCACGAGGCCGAGGATCCACGAGATCAGACCGGTGACCGAGAGTCCGAAATTCTCGCCGAGGATAGCCGAGAGTCGGAACAGGACCACCGCTGGGAACGTCATGAACAGGAAGGGCACGTAGAAACCTGCCAGCCGCTTCATGAACCGCGCGACGAGCGCAAACGGGCCCACACTCGGGATCCACATGACGATCAGGAGCGGCATCACCAGAACGAACATGTACAGCGCAATTCGCCTGGCTAGATAGACGATCGCGATGGAAGCGAGGAGCGAGTTGTTCACGGACACCGAGATCGCGTAGGCGATCGCACTGAGGGCACTATACGAGATGGTCTCGATCAAATCGACGTCCGAGAGGTCCGGGAGGATGTACACTCCGAGGTTGTCCACGAACTGCAGCGAGAACGCGGCGATCCACCACCACGAGAGGATAGCGAGCAGTCCTGCGAACGCACGCCGTTTCAGCCGTGCTCCCTGGTAACCGCTGAAGAGATTGCTCGTCGACTCCAGCAGGATAATCAGACCGATCGACAGCGCCCAGACACCGAGTGCGAGCGGGACGATCGACTCCCAGTAGTAATCGTAGAGACTGGGCCAGACGCCGTTCGTGGGCCGACTGAAGATCGCGTTCGGCGCATCCGTGCCGATCACGAACTGGAGAACCTCGTTGCCGTACTCCTCGACGAGGGTTTCGAGAGGCTGGAATAGCTCCTCAACGAAGTCTGTGAGGGCATCGATTATTATCTCTTTTAGACCCATCAGTCCTCCTCCTGAACGGTTTCGAGTTCGGCGGTCGCTTCGCTACAGATGTGCCGATTCCAGACCCCATGTTTGAGCAACCAACAAATCCATACTTCCCGCTCCGTGACGATTGTGTATGACTGCTGATTCCGGGGGCGACCGCCACCGATTCGTACACCCGGACTCGGGGCCCATCCATCTCCTCCACGTCGACGACGACCCACAGCTTGCAGCCCTCGTTTCGGCCTTTCTCGAACGGCAGGGCGACCGGTTTCGCGTCCAGACAGAGACGGATCCGGAAGCGGCGCTGTCGACGATTCGAGACGATGCAACCGACTTCGACTGCATCGTCAGCGACTACGACATGCCCGGGCTGGACGGCCTCGAACTCCTCGAGCAGATCCGAACGGACTACCCGAACCTGCCGTTCGTCCTGTTCACCGGCCATGGCTCCGAAGCAATTGCGAGCGAAGCGATCACTGCTGGCGTCACGGAGTACCTGCAAAAGGGCGGTGGCAGTGAGCAGTACACCGTCCTGGCCAACCGAATCGAACAGGTCGTCGAGCGGTACTGGGCCGAGCGCTACGCCGACCACGCACGACAGGCCATCGAGACGGCACAGGGAGGCATCAACATCCTCGACGAGGACGGCTACATCCAATATGTCAACGAGGCCTGTGCGGACCTCCTCGGGTACGAGCGTCAAGAACTACTCGGCGAGCACTGGGAGGTTCTGTATCGTGACGAAGACATCGACGAGGTCTACGAGGTCCTGTTACCGGAAGCACGACAAGGGCAGTGGCAGGGCCGGACCTCTTACAAGCGTAACGATGGCAGTGTCATCGAGACCAACCACACGCTCACCGTCAGCGCCGACGGCTCGCTCATCTGTACGTTCTCACCCATCGACGACCCCGCCACGGAACGGGCGCTCTCACTCCGAACGCGCGCGATGGACGAAGCACCCGTCGGAATCGTCTTGATTGACCCCCACGCCGACGGGAACCCGATCACGTACGCGAACGATCGATTCACCGAACTCAGCGGCGACGACAGCGCCGATGTCGTGGGACGAGACTGGCTCTTCCTGGAGGGTCCGGACACGAGCGCCGAGGCCGTTGCCGAGCTCCGCTCTGCCATCCAGGAGCGTGACCGGGCCACCGTGGAGCTGCGAAACCATCGGGCGGACGGGACGGTGTTCTGGGATCGCGTCCGGGTCGCGCCCGTGTTCGATTCCGACGGCGAGCTGGCACGCTTCGTCAGCTTCCACGACGACGTGACGGACCGAAAGGCCGCCGAAGAGCACCTCCAGTCCAGCACGGCTCGGCTCGAAGCGCTGTTCGATGGCTCACCCGACATGATCATACTCCACGACGCCGACGGCGTCATCCAGGACGTCAACCGTGAGACCTGCAGGAAACTCGGGTACACGGAGTCCGAACTCGTCGGGAAGACGGTGTGGGACATCGACGCGACGGCCGACAGGGAGCGAGCGCAGTCGTTCTGGGACGGCCTGGAAACGAACTGTCCACGACGGTTCGAAGCCGAGCTCCGGCGTTCCAACGGGGAGACGATCCCGGTCGAGGTCCACCTGATCCGGCTGGACCTCGACGGGGAGGACCGGTTCGTGGCGATGGATCGCGACATCACAGAGCAGCGAGCGCGCGAGGACGAACTCCTCCGACAGAACGAACGCCTCGACCGCTTCGCGAGCGTCGTCAGCCACGACCTGCGGAACCCGCTCCAGCTCGCCCAGGGCCGTCTCGAACTCCTCAGCGACGAGTGTGAGAGCGAGCACACAGACGACATCGAGTTCGCGTTGAACCGGATGGACGACCTCGTCGAGAACCTGCTCACCCTGGCACAACTGGGTGACGAAGCGATGGAATTCCAGCGAGTTGCACTTTCAGAGCTCGTCCGGAACTGTTGGGAGACGGTCGACACACGAGACGCGACGCTCGTCGTCGAGACCGAGCGCTCCGTGGATGCGGACCCGGACCAACTCCAGCAACTGTTCGAGAACCTCATTCGAAACACCGTCGAGCACGGCGGAATGGACGTCACCGTGACCGTCGGTGACACCGATACCGGGTTCTACGTTGCGGACGATGGCCCGGGAATCCCGGAGTCCGAGCACGAGAAGGTGTTCGAGGCGGGCTACTCGACGGCAGATGCGGGGACTGGCTTCGGCCTGGATATCGTCGAACAGATCGTCGCCGCGCACGACTGGACGGTTCAGCTCACCGAGAGCGCCGATGGTGGGGCGCGCTTCGATGTACGGACGGATACCGAATGAGCAATCGACCGACGACTGCGGTCGTCGGCTTCCACCTGGCGTACCTCTGAACTGACCAGTGGAGGGACAGCGCTGCTGGAATGGCGTGGGTGGAGAAACGTCGGGAAAAGACCCTGTCGTGGGGAGAGAGGGTGACTCTGAACGTGGACAGACCCTGTTCGGCCCATCCACATCATGTTAGTTGTTCACAATGAATAAGCATGTTGGCTGTCATACAAAGCCACAACCATCTCACAGAAAGCAGCCACTCAGTAGAACGTCACCTCAACTCGCACGACAGACGACCAGCGCCGTGGAGAGTCCTACGAAGAACAGCGCAGCGTCGTCGTGCTCACTTCTATGAAAAATCGACAGGGGGAGTTCGAGATTGGGAATGGAAAGTGAATCGGAGACCATAGTGGACAGACCCCCCTCTGGTCTATCCAGTGAGACGGACGTTGGCCCATTGTATGTTGTTTTTGGCTTCTATGTCAGGGTTCCAATCTGTTTTCAGTCATTGAGGGGGTTGAAGAAGGTCGACATCGGCCCCCGGTGCTAACTCGTGCCGTGGCGAATCTCCGCCGCTCGCAACTCCAACAATCGAAGAATCTGCACCCGCTTCCGGTGCGTATTCTCGTATGCCACGCATGCACGAAGCGTCTCCATATCGTCGATGGTCGCGATTCCGGCGTCGATGAGTCGGACGTTCGGTGGATCCAGTCGCTGTGCAGGCGTTAATTTCTCCTCGCTCCCTAATTGACTCCCTATTAGAATCCATACTATTAGAGTTTAGACTATAATAGTTCAGACCCTAACTTCAGAGCGTATATGTACCTCCCACGACAACTGAGGGTATAGACCAGTTCGTCAATCGTATCGAAGAACTCGATCGGCTGCAGGCCCTCTATACAGCGGTCACGGCAGAGTACCACGGGTCACCTGACCCGTGGGTGAATGCCAACAAACCACTAAATTTAACTCATCTTACGACAAACTATACGTAATGCAAGACTTAGGGCTAACTCAAACCCTCTCGTTTGGACTCACCGTCCGAGAAGGTGAACCTAAGAACTTGCACGACGCCAACCTCGAAGCCCGACGAATCCGCAACGAAACCAACCGACTCGACAACGAACACTGGGGGTGGAATGACATCCAAGACACAGTGGTCGAGAACGCTAACCTCGTCAAAAACACGACGCAGCTCCTTGTCCAGAAAGCACTCGGAGAAATCGAGACGTACCACGAGCACAAACACGACGAGTGGGGACGCCCATATCCGTACATCGACGAACCGTACCCACTCCGAATGAACCACGACGAAGGCTACGCCCTCACCGTGGACGACGATGAAAACGTCCGGTTCCGCGTGAGTTACAAACCGTACAACTACGTCAAAGGTACGCTTCGGGGGAGTCCCGACCACCTCGAACGAGTCAAGAACGCGCTCTCATCTGAAACGTGGAGGGTCGGCGTGGCCGAGCTCGTGTACAAACACGACGAGTGGAGACTCCACGTTTCAGTCACGCACAAAACACGCACCGTATCGTCCCCAGACGACGCTGACACCGTGGTTGGAGTCGACATCAATGAAGACTGTGTGGCGCTCGCCGCGATGAATCGAGACACTGGTGACGTACTCGACTCAATCATTTTCGAGTACCCGGACATCAAGCGTGTTCGCCACGAGTATTTCACGAAGCGCAAGCGGATGCAGAAAGTCGGGCAAGCAGCGTTCGAGAACGTGGTTCGCTCGGAGGAACAAGACTTCGTTCACGACCAAATCCACAAAGTATCGCGCGACGTAACTCGATGGGTTTCGCAATTCAACGACCCGGTAATTGTCTTTGAAGACCTCAAAGACATGCGAGACTCCATCGATTACGGAACGCGGATGAACCGCCGCTTACACAGCCTACCGTTCGCCGCTCTTCGGACGATGACTTCGTACAAAGCCGCGTGGGACGGCATCCCGAGCGGTGACGTGGACCCTGAGTACACGAGTCAACGGTGTCCGCGAACGAGTTGTCTGCATACGGCGCGGTCGAACCGTCGGCGGAAGCGGTTCAAGTGTACAGAGTGCGGGTTTCAAGACCATGCGGACCGGAAGGCGGCGGTTTGTGTGGCGCAAGAATGGTTTACTGACCACGATGAGAATGTGCCGTCTCTCGATATGCTTTCGAGCGTTCGGAAGGTGAGACGGACGGCATCGGGCCTGTGTGAAGAGGCCGACGCTCACGGACCAGTTTTTGGTTCGGGTGTTCACCGACACGGAACGTCGGCGCAAGGCGAGAGCCAAGCGCGAGCGGAATTAAAGACCGTTGCGTCTACGGCGGATTAGACACGGACGCCCCGCGTCACCTGACGCGGGGTACTTCACGCAGACTACCAGCTCACGCAGATGCCGAGCCAGTGGTGGTACAAGGGCCGGGAGGTAGACGTCGTCGCACCAACTGACGAGTCAACGCTGATTGCCGGCGAGGTGAAATTCACCAGCGACCCCCTCGGCTACGACGTGCTTTCGAATCTGGAAGACGACGTGGAACACATCGACTGGACACCCACCACAGGTGGTGAGCCGACGTATGAATTCGCCTTGTTCAGCCGCTCTGGGTTCAAGCGCTCGGTCGAGGAAGCTGCAGACGAGCGCAGTGACCTCCGTCTCTTCGGCCTCTCCGATGTCGTGGCTGTTCTCGAGAGTGGAACGACCCAGTGACCTCCTCCACGTCCTGAAAGACGGTGGAGTCGACCATGGGATTCAGACAATCAGTGACCTTCGGTTCAACCCGAACTCAGAGGGCACCGATGGCACACCGGAGGAACTCTCGTTTGTCTCCCTCGGGGGGCTGTAGCCGGGGGAATCAGTCGACGAGGTACTGCTGGCGAAGCTGAGCGACATACCCTGCATCCCAGCTCTTAGTTTCGACGTAGTAGCTGAGTGCAGCCGCAACGTATTCTGTGGGAAGGATTCGGTGGGTAGCGAGTGTACAGAGAACGTACGGCGTCGTAAAGAGCGTATTCCGGTCGTCGAGGGCAAGGGCAACGAAGAGGTAGTTCGTCGTGCTGAACTCGTCGGTGATGAACAGGTCCGCCGCCAGTTCGTTGGCCAGCCAGATACCCTCGGATTCGCCACGGTCGAGCCCGTATCCGAGTGGATCGTCGTGACGCTCGTCGACATCGTGCGTGGTCAGGTGCTGTGTGGCTTGTAAGACGAGATCGGCGGCTGCAGACAGGAGATCACCGTTCCCTGTCGCCTCGCCGAGCTCTCCGAGAACGCTCGCAGGTATGTGGACGTCGTACGCGGTGAGAAGTGCTTTGAGCGGGTCTGCTCCGGTAGGGGCCTTCGGTCGGCCGTCGACGACTGGTGTTGCGAGGTTCAACAGAACGTTGGTGTCGACGACAGCGCGCGCCTTCTCCGACATCGTCAGGCGTTCGACTCCTCATCCCTCCATTCAGGAACGTCACCGTCGTAGAAGGCCTCATCGCTCGGAGGACCGTCACCGAGACGAGGCTCGGCCGGTGTTCGGTCGATTGAGGACCGGAGAAGCTTCATTCGCATCGCTTCCTCGCGGCCAAGGATTGCTTCGACGGTCTCGTAGTCGACCCGACCCTGATAGTAGGCGTCGCCGAGACGGCGACGGAACTCTGTGTCGTTCGCGAGTTCCTCGAGTTCGTCTTCGAGGGCATCAATGAGCAGACGTGTCCGTGAGATATCGAGGATTTCGACGACGCTATCGGCGCGCTCGACGAGCGATTTCGGGGCGTTGAAATCGA containing:
- a CDS encoding VirB4 family type IV secretion system protein — its product is MIRILRSFFANDPEGDGEETDATAPNEGLDRNLGSVAESHRSLVSADSIEEFPNSVQMGEQLTRTQWVAEYPDAPTDGLFEQLYSTGETRETDIAIHVDPRDTDRTLNELENKIETLEADHEYLNERHRAGARGIRKDLEDYQDLYDVLRNTPMEAFDVSMYLTTRADEPDAERVDVDGVLGAARRAPANLTPVTPRWQQLDSLVSCSPIGVDRLDDSLDSTTPMLGGALGAMFPFVSGAFAEPGIEYGTYALNESPLILDRFERETGYCTMVIGKLGAGKSFSTKLQLLRRAMYDPDTIIVMLDPLEGFAGVSDALGGERVTVGGTRGFNPLEIRETPSEVLESTPDIDPWGEQVAWVLTFFKTFFTHVASNPLGDRTQTLRRAVQETYEQAGITRDPDTHGKESPTITDLMRVLESMLDEPEAFGYPTEGVQERVRADAEALLTDLQPSFRPDGDFANLAQPTEFDLDSSVVYLDLHQEEGVRGQAETSLMMQVLFNAVYERAKGTDKRVVFVIDEAHYLLHDSTSLGFLETAVRHSRHYDLSLHFITQTGGEFALTPEAKTIASLCSMTLIHRVDEEADKLAEWFGLSEREVNWVRTAKAGNDEDGFSEALLGIDEEGWFPLRVRASPYERQVLDGVVTSEREPGSDSKQHSNVRLSPDSGEVHR
- a CDS encoding PAS domain S-box protein, translated to MTADSGGDRHRFVHPDSGPIHLLHVDDDPQLAALVSAFLERQGDRFRVQTETDPEAALSTIRDDATDFDCIVSDYDMPGLDGLELLEQIRTDYPNLPFVLFTGHGSEAIASEAITAGVTEYLQKGGGSEQYTVLANRIEQVVERYWAERYADHARQAIETAQGGINILDEDGYIQYVNEACADLLGYERQELLGEHWEVLYRDEDIDEVYEVLLPEARQGQWQGRTSYKRNDGSVIETNHTLTVSADGSLICTFSPIDDPATERALSLRTRAMDEAPVGIVLIDPHADGNPITYANDRFTELSGDDSADVVGRDWLFLEGPDTSAEAVAELRSAIQERDRATVELRNHRADGTVFWDRVRVAPVFDSDGELARFVSFHDDVTDRKAAEEHLQSSTARLEALFDGSPDMIILHDADGVIQDVNRETCRKLGYTESELVGKTVWDIDATADRERAQSFWDGLETNCPRRFEAELRRSNGETIPVEVHLIRLDLDGEDRFVAMDRDITEQRAREDELLRQNERLDRFASVVSHDLRNPLQLAQGRLELLSDECESEHTDDIEFALNRMDDLVENLLTLAQLGDEAMEFQRVALSELVRNCWETVDTRDATLVVETERSVDADPDQLQQLFENLIRNTVEHGGMDVTVTVGDTDTGFYVADDGPGIPESEHEKVFEAGYSTADAGTGFGLDIVEQIVAAHDWTVQLTESADGGARFDVRTDTE
- a CDS encoding transposase; the encoded protein is MQDLGLTQTLSFGLTVREGEPKNLHDANLEARRIRNETNRLDNEHWGWNDIQDTVVENANLVKNTTQLLVQKALGEIETYHEHKHDEWGRPYPYIDEPYPLRMNHDEGYALTVDDDENVRFRVSYKPYNYVKGTLRGSPDHLERVKNALSSETWRVGVAELVYKHDEWRLHVSVTHKTRTVSSPDDADTVVGVDINEDCVALAAMNRDTGDVLDSIIFEYPDIKRVRHEYFTKRKRMQKVGQAAFENVVRSEEQDFVHDQIHKVSRDVTRWVSQFNDPVIVFEDLKDMRDSIDYGTRMNRRLHSLPFAALRTMTSYKAAWDGIPSGDVDPEYTSQRCPRTSCLHTARSNRRRKRFKCTECGFQDHADRKAAVCVAQEWFTDHDENVPSLDMLSSVRKVRRTASGLCEEADAHGPVFGSGVHRHGTSAQGESQARAELKTVASTAD